The genomic region AAGCTAGTGGACTtaactaaaaatagtttaaaatatcattagtaTTACGATCACGGAAAACTATCTCCGATTCTGAATAATAACCAAGTGTAATGACTTCAGACGACAACAAAGATCTTTGCATACCCCCTGCGAGCAGCACCGAATTCACATCTAACGCTGAAAAatgatgatttttataaatattctcaTAATTCACAGCTATAAAACCATCTAGTGATGCTTCATAATCTATCTGGACTTCCATACGACCGACAGTCGCAAATATTTCCACAATAGCGCTCTGATTTGGATGTAAAGTCATTTCGAGAGCAGTTTCAGAGCCTACGGTAACCATTTCTGATTTCATAACGCTTTCGCCCCAGTTAGACGTGTATGTAATCGTTGCTGTGCCTGACACTGATGTGGCTATCAAGTCGAACCCGTAAGATATGTTCAAAGATGTAAGCAATTCTTCTTTGGTGTTCCATGTCGATGCGATTGTGTTCTCCACATTCTGCCGCGCGTACTCTTTAATTATCATAGGATTGGAGCTTGTATTGTTAAATATCTTAGTTAAAACCAACAAAGGTTTGTATTTAACTCCTAACATTTTAGCTGAAATTGGTTTCAGAATCCTAGAAACGGGTTTCCAGccgtattttttgtacaaatcgCCGAGTGGTGGAGTGGGACTTTTTAGGAAAATGTCGTCGGGTTCTTTGCCGTAGTAATTTTTGACAGCTTCTTTCAACTTTCCCTCGTAAAGGTTGAAGGTTTGTATCTCGTTGTCGCCGACGACTGTTACGTCGCTGCCAGATACATGGATCTGTCTCTGAGAGTCATCTTCGGTGGCAATGACTTGCACTTCAATCTTTGCCGTGATTAAAACGGGAAGTAgcagaagaaaataaaactgCATGATGacttctgaaataaaataataaataaatttaatgtcccactgctggacaagggtctcctcccgtaatgagggaggggttaggtcttaagtccaccacgctggccaagtgcggattggggactttgcatgctctcaataaatgaattaaacaaattttaggcatgcaaggtttcctcacgatgtaaAAATGGAACAGTTTATGATAATATCCATgtataatattacgcctttttcccataggggtagggtagagaccaaagaacgccagtaccgactgtagagaatcacgctagagtattgttattaaattcaAATGCATAAAGTATTTagtatgttttatgttttaaaaaatgaactcccgcactaaggattgtgtttgtgtcgcggggatttctacaaatacacaaacaacggacacaaagtacaaccagacacgaaacaactatttgtggatcgcacaaatatttgttccgtgtgggtatcgaacgcacgacctcccgacgcttTAATAGTAGCGTGGCGACtgccttaaccactgcgctaagcCGTCAATCTCCCATACACCATTTTGACTCCCATAAAAATTAGAACGTTTTATATCATGCATCATTatcttacaaaataaagaaGTCTTTCTTCTCctcagaataaaatattgtttgtgttaGTGCACGTATTAAATGGgctataaaatgaaatatctcACAACTTCAATTGATAATCACGTTTATATTTTAGCTAGTGATTGCCCGTGGCTTCACTCAGATATAATACactcgaaataaaataataaatttaacccattaatgtcccactgctgggcaagggtctcctcccgtaatgagggagggattaggccttgagactAATAGGGGTATAATACACATATCCatgcttttatttttctgagtgtacttattattttttaacagacCTATCGCCCTCTTTTCTCTGCTTACACCTATCGgaaataaggcgtgattttatgtatgtttgtatgtatgtatgtgctacaataatgttttgttaacTATGACTAGATATGCTATGCTATGATATGCATTTAGCAAACTGTAGAATTTTCACTTATGCTGATGACACGGCCCTGATTGTGGAGGGCTCGAACTGGGAAACTGCACGGTTAAATGCCGAAGCGTGTTTTACCGAAGTCAGAACATGCCTCTCTAAAAATCTTCTAACTATAAACCTGCAAAAAACAGTATTCATACCATTCAACTTCAGATCTACGAGTACTCTACGCTCTAACGTTCTCACTATAAAAGCCCGTGATTGTCCGACACCAACACCAGACTGTACCTGTTTGACTGTGGAGAGGGTAACCGAGGTGAAATATTTAGGCGTTATCATCGACCAACAATTGAGATGGATACAGCACATAAGCACACTTTCCGCCAGAATCAGAAAActcatatatgtatttaaaaacctGCGCCACGTAGCTGATATGAAACTTCTATTAATGACCTATACCTCACTATGCGAGTCCTTGTTACTTTACTGTAATACAGTCTGGGGTGGTGCAGCTAAGTGTCATCTCCTAAAGTTAGAACGAGCACAAAGGGCTGTTCTCAAGGTCATAACCAAAAAGCCCTACCGATACCCAACCGCCAAATTATATGAAGACGTGCCTGTACTCACTGTAAGACAACTGTTTGTTTTGCAAATCGTTCTTCAAAAACATGCCACTATAAAATATGACCCAACAATTTATAAATGCAAACGAAGGAACGACAGGGTATGTGCTATAAAAAAGTGTAGAACAACCTTGGCCAAACAACAATCATACTTTTTAAGCGACCACCTGTACAATAAACTTAACAGAGTGCTTAACATTTACCCAATGACCAGGCTCCAAGCGAAGAAGAAAATACGCGATTGGCTCCAACAACATGATTATGAAACCACCGAGactcttataaaataaaactaaaataggtaCACATACACAGGCACACTTTCGAATACTACACATAACATCACACAGTACCCTCTCACCCAAATACACAAACACATCGCACCATCACATTACATGCACATATAATCACATGAGCACACTCACATGAACACACACTCAcgaacatacacacacacacacacacacacacacacacacacacacacacacacacacacacacacacacacacacacaaaatatattattctagtttgtactgtattattgatttatatacTGTATACAATGCTTAGTTATccaaatataactttatattatattataaacggtCAGACCGATGAACCCCTGAAGACTCAAAACACAGGCAATAGCCTAGTTTGAGAGTCAGAGGCACACCAGTCTCACATGTCTATGTGTTATAGCCTAAATAGTGATCTAAAAGCATTCTGTACCTAGTTTTAAGTTTTTGGctgaataaagtattttattattatttttatgaaagtctGTACctcatctcgggactatggagtcccggatttttggtaggcgtgcgtggggccgaagccaacacgtagaggcccttttcgactgctttaatatttcaaaaatgtatgatgtcacaatccggtgattatccctgtttacactataaagtgcacccaaggacaatcgccggactgtgtggaactatggcaaaacgaatggaaaaaactacttgggctattgggatgggttGCTTGTGGACTGGAGTGTTGGTGATCTAtagggactatggcgcctgccgataactatgttaaaaacatgtaaaagtgGCAgacggagacttgccaactcacaaactgggccccctaaactagtcgctgaaaatgcaacaagggggcaacagggacgtgagcggctgaaggacggagaggcctcgctggacgttaaactcagatcatt from Anticarsia gemmatalis isolate Benzon Research Colony breed Stoneville strain chromosome 26, ilAntGemm2 primary, whole genome shotgun sequence harbors:
- the LOC142984313 gene encoding U-megalopygitoxin(8)-Mo12-like isoform X1, which gives rise to MLGGDPSYICTFVYKFYNRYILLSTLYARFNVKCELAFSPSRSFTQHGRVIEENNCLILDFLSIKVIMQFYFLLLLPVLITAKIEVQVIATEDDSQRQIHVSGSDVTVVGDNEIQTFNLYEGKLKEAVKNYYGKEPDDIFLKSPTPPLGDLYKKYGWKPVSRILKPISAKMLGVKYKPLLVLTKIFNNTSSNPMIIKEYARQNVENTIASTWNTKEELLTSLNISYGFDLIATSVSGTATITYTSNWGESVMKSEMVTVGSETALEMTLHPNQSAIVEIFATVGRMEVQIDYEASLDGFIAVNYENIYKNHHFSALDVNSVLLAGGMQRSLLSSEVITLGYYSESEIVFRDRNTNDILNYF
- the LOC142984313 gene encoding U-megalopygitoxin(8)-Mo12-like isoform X2, which produces MQFYFLLLLPVLITAKIEVQVIATEDDSQRQIHVSGSDVTVVGDNEIQTFNLYEGKLKEAVKNYYGKEPDDIFLKSPTPPLGDLYKKYGWKPVSRILKPISAKMLGVKYKPLLVLTKIFNNTSSNPMIIKEYARQNVENTIASTWNTKEELLTSLNISYGFDLIATSVSGTATITYTSNWGESVMKSEMVTVGSETALEMTLHPNQSAIVEIFATVGRMEVQIDYEASLDGFIAVNYENIYKNHHFSALDVNSVLLAGGMQRSLLSSEVITLGYYSESEIVFRDRNTNDILNYF